The Paenibacillus swuensis genome contains the following window.
CCCGAAAGGTCATATCCTCCAGATTGCCTATAGGGGTGGCTACCAAGTATAGTGTACCCGTGAGCTGGTTGTGAAAGCTCTTCTGCAGTTTCATCTATCTTTTAACTCCTTGCTCCGTCCATAGTATATTTCCATGATTTCCCGGCAGTATTCACCTTGCTCATTATAGACCAAGAGCGGCGGCAACAACCGAACCTCCGGCTTACTGTCGCGCACAGACTCAATTAACACCATATTGGCTTCCGAACCCGCTCGCGGATGTACAAAGCGGATGCGCTTGGGCTCCAATCGATATTTGCGCATTAAGATTAATATATCCGTTAATCTCGACGGACGATGTACCATTGCCACCTTGCCGCCTGTACGGGATTGTCTGCTGCACGAAGCGATAACATCTTCCAAGGTACAATGGATTTCATGTCTCGCGATGGCGTAATGCTCATTCTCATTAGGCACACTGGTATGCGCAGCCATGTATGGCGGAT
Protein-coding sequences here:
- a CDS encoding tRNA1(Val) (adenine(37)-N6)-methyltransferase; translation: MTIALLPDERVDDLLAENLKIIQSDEVFSFSMDAVLLARFCSVPIKGRILDLCTGNGVVPLLLSTRTKARIEGLEIQERLHGMASRSVGMNKLEEQIHISQGDLRNYHEVAGYGQYDLVTVNPPYMAAHTSVPNENEHYAIARHEIHCTLEDVIASCSRQSRTGGKVAMVHRPSRLTDILILMRKYRLEPKRIRFVHPRAGSEANMVLIESVRDSKPEVRLLPPLLVYNEQGEYCREIMEIYYGRSKELKDR